The sequence below is a genomic window from Aspergillus nidulans FGSC A4 chromosome V.
CGTTGCCATCAAAAAGGTAACCAacgtcttcagcaagaagatTTTGGCCAAGCGCGCCCTTAGGGAGATCAAGCTGCTCCAACACTTCAGAGGCCACCGCAATGTATGTCGTATCAGCGCCTTTTGCATACGGGACAAATGAGGCTGACCTGGGTGCAGATTACCTGTCTCTATGATATGGATATTCCCCGACCGGACAACTTCTAATGAGACATATCTATACGAAGGTTAGAGCATTGGTCGCCTATAGGTCGCTCACTGGTTACTGATACTCTTATTCGACCAGAACTCATGGAGTGTGATTTAGCTGCTATTATTCGATCCGGCCAGCCACTGACCGATGCGCACTACCAATCCTTCATCTACCAAATCCTATGTGGACTCAAGTATATTCACTCCGCCAATGTCCTTCACAGAGATCTAAAGCCCGGAAACTTGCTGGTCAATGCGGACTGTGAGCTCAAGATTTGTGATTTTGGTCTGGCTCGTGGTTTCTCAATTGACCCTGAGGAGAACGCCGGTTACATGACTGAATATGTTGCGACAAGATGGTATCGCGCTCCGGAAATCATGTTGAGTTTCCAGAGCTACACAAAAGCTAGTATGTGCCTTCGCGCTGTTTCGAACTTTGACCAAGCTGACGTGATGCAGTCGATGTGTGGTCCGTAGGTTGCATTCTGGCGGAGTTGTTAGGTGGCCGCCCCTTCTTCAAGGGTCGCGACTATGTCGACCAGCTCAACCAGATCTTGCACTACCTGGGCACTCCGAACGAAGAAACTCTGAGCCGCATTGGCTCACCACGTGCCCAGGAGTATGTGCGTAACTTGCCCTTTATGCCCAAGGtgcccttccagcgcctgtTCCCGAACGCCAATCCCGATGCTCTCGATCTACTCGAC
It includes:
- a CDS encoding mitogen-activated serine/threonine-protein kinase mpkA (transcript_id=CADANIAT00003400), with amino-acid sequence MIWIFPDRTTSNETYLYEELMECDLAAIIRSGQPLTDAHYQSFIYQILCGLKYIHSANVLHRDLKPGNLLVNADCELKICDFGLARGFSIDPEENAGYMTEYVATRWYRAPEIMLSFQSYTKAIDVWSVGCILAELLGGRPFFKGRDYVDQLNQILHYLGTPNEETLSRIGSPRAQEYVRNLPFMPKVPFQRLFPNANPDALDLLDRMLAFDPSSRISVEEALEHPYLAIWHDASDEPSCPTTFDFHFEVVDDVQEMRRMIYEEVVRFRQSVRMPPQAQSLAQQQQIGNIPIPEHQQGVWRQEEPRPQEAGAVGGNHNDLESSLQRGMDA